The window AAAAACGTCGAATAAACTTCCGTTTTCTACATTATTTCGGGTGCAGTTTTATGAAAACGAAGATGGACTTCCTGGTGATGTTTTAACCTACGATAAAATAGTTTTTAGAGTTACAGAAGCTAGTGAAAGTGTTTTTGAAGTAGATGTTTCTAGCAATAATATTTATATTCCTAAAGAAGGGATGTTTGTTTCGCTTCAAGTTTTAGGCTATACCGATAAAGCCGGAAAATTATTACCTAACAAAAAATACAGAGAAGTAAAAACAGCGCGTGGCATTATAAAAGTATCGACCACCTTTAGACCGCTTTTACCTTTTACCGATCTAGTAAAAACGCCAAAAACTTTCGTGAAACGTGTGTTTTTAAATAACAACCAATGGGTTTTATTCGACAAGAAGAATATTCAGGATTCCAATCTATTAAAAGCTGGATTAAATAATTATGCAATTGGTTTAGGGCTGCAGGTGTATAAAGAGGAAGATTAAATTATTCCACAGGGAAATCAAAATACTGATTTTTAAAAGGCTCGCCTCGTAAAGTAAAATGCCACCATTCTTTAGGGTAATGTCTAAAACCATGTTTAAGCATTATATTATGTAATAATGCTCTATTGGCTTTTTGTGCTTGAGTTAAACCTTCATGAAGATACCAAGAAGGCGTTCCAAAATAATCATAAGGCGTTCCCATGTCTAGTTCTTTTCCTGTTTTTAAATCCACAATAGTAAGATCGATAGTACTACCGCTACTATGTCTAGACTTTGAAGCGATATAACCATCTCTAAATAAATTACGCTTGTCCACATTTGGATAATACTGCTGTTTCATTAAAGTATCCTTCACATTTTTTGCCCATTTAGAAAAATGATTCACCGCTTGTTGTGGTCGGTACGCATCAAATACTTTTAAAGACAAACTATCCTTTTTTAAATCTTCTTGTACTTTTTTTAAAGCATAAGCGGCTTGTTTGGTAAGTATACAAACCTCCGCATGATACCCATCTAC is drawn from Lacinutrix sp. WUR7 and contains these coding sequences:
- a CDS encoding M15 family metallopeptidase, yielding MKIKLAFLLFLLQLSAFAQLPEGFVYVEDVIPSIQLELRYCLNNNFVGEPVDGYHAEVCILTKQAAYALKKVQEDLKKDSLSLKVFDAYRPQQAVNHFSKWAKNVKDTLMKQQYYPNVDKRNLFRDGYIASKSRHSSGSTIDLTIVDLKTGKELDMGTPYDYFGTPSWYLHEGLTQAQKANRALLHNIMLKHGFRHYPKEWWHFTLRGEPFKNQYFDFPVE